In a genomic window of Streptomyces koelreuteriae:
- a CDS encoding fic family toxin-antitoxin system, toxin component, producing the protein MNNLEIDLAWLLMLAEHKTPGDPQVTDWGALVAAVARHQAAIFDVPVYDSPHARAAALLQLLIHVPALERSNALFASAVAYAYLVASGAKVVTSPEQVRDLAKLVKSGEASLRDIEQELRQWSL; encoded by the coding sequence TTGAACAACCTCGAGATCGATCTCGCCTGGCTGCTGATGCTCGCCGAGCACAAGACCCCGGGAGACCCCCAGGTCACCGACTGGGGAGCCCTCGTCGCCGCCGTCGCACGCCACCAGGCCGCCATATTCGACGTCCCTGTCTACGACAGCCCGCACGCCCGCGCCGCCGCGCTGCTCCAGCTCCTGATCCACGTCCCCGCGCTGGAACGCTCCAACGCCCTGTTCGCCTCCGCCGTCGCCTACGCGTACCTGGTCGCCAGCGGTGCCAAGGTCGTCACCTCACCCGAGCAGGTCCGCGACCTCGCCAAGCTGGTCAAGAGCGGTGAGGCGTCCCTGCGGGACATCGAGCAGGAGCTGCGGCAGTGGAGCCTGTGA
- a CDS encoding class I SAM-dependent methyltransferase produces MPLRSGKVPRDAVHHPLFARYYARISVAAETRMGMGRVRGRLLDGLSGRVLEIGAGNGLNFAHYPGTVSEVVAIEPERRLRKLAVEAALRAEVPVDVVPGAAEALPVKSEGFDAAVVSLVLCSVRDVPRALGELRRVLRPGGEVRFFEHGRGGGRVMTLSQRALDRTVWPVLNGGCHLSREPVRALRDAGFELGPYRRVLMPEQGPALPTSYCVLGTAWRPVGS; encoded by the coding sequence ATGCCGCTCCGCTCCGGCAAGGTGCCGCGGGATGCCGTGCACCATCCGCTGTTCGCCCGCTACTACGCCCGGATCAGCGTCGCCGCCGAGACCCGGATGGGTATGGGCAGGGTGCGCGGGAGACTGCTCGACGGGCTGTCCGGGCGGGTGCTCGAGATCGGCGCGGGCAACGGGCTGAACTTCGCGCACTACCCGGGCACCGTCTCGGAGGTCGTGGCCATCGAACCGGAGCGGCGGCTGCGGAAGCTGGCCGTGGAGGCCGCCCTGCGCGCCGAGGTGCCGGTGGACGTGGTGCCGGGGGCGGCCGAGGCGCTGCCGGTCAAGAGCGAGGGATTCGACGCGGCGGTGGTGTCGCTGGTGCTGTGCAGTGTGCGGGACGTGCCCCGGGCGCTCGGGGAGCTGCGGCGGGTGCTGCGGCCGGGTGGTGAGGTGCGGTTCTTCGAGCACGGCCGGGGCGGCGGCCGGGTGATGACCCTCAGCCAGCGCGCGCTGGACCGGACGGTGTGGCCGGTTCTGAACGGCGGCTGCCATCTGTCGCGGGAGCCGGTGCGGGCGCTGCGCGACGCCGGTTTCGAACTCGGCCCCTACCGGCGGGTGCTGATGCCGGAGCAGGGACCTGCGCTGCCCACCTCGTACTGCGTGCTGGGCACGGCATGGCGCCCGGTCGGCAGCTAG
- a CDS encoding endonuclease/exonuclease/phosphatase family protein, with protein MSEGRSWDAWLVAGAVGVAGLLALHSAVPGGVGRLGSLLETFLPWLGVAVPLLGCLAALKRSKAGLLACLAPMAVWFWMFGGQWFSSPPESHDLTVVQHNVADDNADRSGTARALLATGAQLVAVEELTAAARPAYQKVLGASRPHRAVHGTVGLWSAWPLSDVRPVDIRPEGFPESWQRGLRATVSAPGGEVAVYVVHLPSVRLGPTGLASAARDESAALLGARIADDPAERLLLMGDLNGTVWDRGLGPLTSQLDAPSSRFAFSWPAAFPVARIDQVLGRGAEVTEVSALDATGSDHLPVLGRVRLG; from the coding sequence GTGAGTGAGGGGCGGTCGTGGGACGCCTGGCTCGTCGCGGGCGCCGTCGGTGTCGCCGGCCTCCTGGCCCTGCACTCCGCCGTGCCGGGCGGGGTGGGACGGCTCGGAAGTCTCCTGGAGACGTTCCTGCCGTGGCTGGGCGTGGCCGTTCCTCTGCTCGGCTGCCTCGCCGCGCTCAAGCGGTCGAAGGCCGGGCTGCTCGCCTGCCTCGCGCCGATGGCCGTCTGGTTCTGGATGTTCGGCGGGCAGTGGTTCTCCTCGCCCCCGGAGTCCCACGACCTGACGGTGGTCCAGCACAACGTGGCCGATGACAACGCCGACCGCTCCGGAACCGCACGGGCGCTGCTCGCCACGGGTGCGCAGCTGGTGGCCGTCGAGGAACTGACGGCTGCCGCACGGCCCGCGTACCAGAAGGTCCTGGGCGCCTCCCGGCCGCACCGGGCGGTGCACGGCACGGTGGGTCTGTGGTCGGCCTGGCCCCTGTCGGACGTAAGACCCGTGGACATCCGGCCCGAGGGCTTCCCGGAGAGCTGGCAGCGCGGCCTGCGGGCCACGGTGTCCGCGCCCGGTGGAGAGGTCGCGGTGTATGTGGTCCATCTGCCGTCCGTCCGGCTGGGCCCGACGGGTCTGGCGTCGGCGGCCCGTGACGAGAGCGCGGCGCTGCTCGGGGCGCGGATCGCGGACGACCCGGCGGAGAGGCTCCTGCTGATGGGCGACCTCAACGGCACGGTGTGGGACCGGGGACTCGGACCGCTCACCTCCCAACTGGACGCCCCTTCCTCGAGGTTCGCGTTCAGTTGGCCGGCCGCCTTCCCGGTGGCGCGGATCGACCAGGTGCTGGGGAGAGGAGCCGAGGTGACGGAGGTGTCCGCTCTGGACGCGACCGGGAGTGACCACCTTCCGGTGCTGGGGCGGGTCCGTCTGGGCTAG
- the bla gene encoding class A beta-lactamase, whose product MHATHARLSRRTALAVGTAAALSLGGGTAHALPATGGVTARLRELEQKHTARLGVYARNLRSGRTVAYRADERFPMASVFKTLAAAAVLRDLDRDGEFLAKRVHYTQDYVTKSGYSPITKENVATGMTVGELCDATIRFSDNTAGNLLLVELGGPKAVTRFCRSIGDRVTRLDRWEPELNSAEPWRVTDTTSPRAIGLTYARLVLGDALESRDRARLTDWLLRNTTSGEKFRKALPADWLVADKTGGGRYGGNNDVGITWPPDGPPIVMSVLTTQPEEDAPSDNPLVADAAALLASELG is encoded by the coding sequence TTGCACGCGACACACGCACGCCTGTCCCGCCGCACGGCCCTCGCCGTGGGCACGGCCGCCGCTCTCTCGCTGGGCGGCGGCACGGCCCACGCGCTGCCCGCCACGGGCGGTGTCACCGCACGGCTGCGGGAGCTGGAGCAGAAGCACACCGCACGGCTGGGGGTGTACGCCCGCAATCTGCGCTCGGGCCGGACCGTGGCCTACCGGGCGGACGAGCGCTTCCCGATGGCCTCGGTGTTCAAGACGCTGGCCGCCGCTGCCGTCCTGCGGGACCTGGACCGCGACGGCGAGTTCCTGGCCAAGCGCGTCCACTACACGCAGGACTACGTCACGAAGTCGGGCTACTCCCCGATAACCAAGGAGAACGTCGCGACCGGCATGACCGTCGGTGAACTCTGCGACGCCACCATCCGCTTCAGCGACAACACCGCGGGCAATCTGCTGCTCGTGGAGCTGGGCGGGCCGAAGGCCGTCACGCGCTTCTGCCGCTCGATCGGTGACCGGGTCACCCGGCTGGACCGCTGGGAGCCCGAGCTCAACAGCGCGGAGCCATGGCGCGTGACCGACACGACCTCCCCGCGCGCCATCGGCCTGACCTACGCCCGTCTGGTGCTCGGCGACGCCCTGGAGTCCCGGGACCGCGCGCGGCTCACGGACTGGCTGCTGCGCAACACCACGAGCGGCGAGAAGTTCCGCAAGGCGCTGCCCGCGGACTGGCTGGTCGCCGACAAGACCGGCGGCGGACGCTACGGCGGCAACAACGACGTGGGCATCACCTGGCCGCCGGACGGTCCGCCGATCGTGATGTCCGTCCTGACCACCCAGCCGGAGGAGGACGCCCCGTCCGACAACCCGCTGGTGGCCGATGCCGCCGCGCTGCTGGCGTCGGAACTGGGCTAG